TTTTACtcttaaaaatagttacaaatccAATCAAATCCAGTTTCAAATTAAATTcatacacaaatctttattattgaataaaacatgattctaaaatttattttaaaatcataaaaccaataactattaatttgaatgtgaattttaaaataatagaaccaataacactacaTTTAGTTTGGATTTACAAATCCATTAAAATGCAGAAACCAATAACACCCTCTGAATTTCATATATACTCAAAACTGATTTTATAGCTCTAGAACCGAAGAACCGGACCGAATTGAACCGAAATGGCAAATTCCCAGGGCTATCTCTCTGTCTTGAGCTCATACAACATAAGTGAGTTTAGGTAGTGTAATGGATATGGGCTTGAGTCTTACCAAGCCCAACGAGAGAGGGAGTTCCCTGAACCCACCCCACCCCCATGTCCCCGGATCTATCAATGTTCTTCATCGCCCTGATCATCCATCACACACGCACAGTCAAGTGTCGGAAGTTGGAGATCCGAGTGGGTGATTTGTTACGTCAAAGTGACGTTGCATTCCACCGAAcccaataaaataaaaggaaacaaagccCCCTTTTGCTCGCTCTCACCAACCACAAACCGCAGTGTCCTGAGCACACACAACAACGCAGAGACAGACGAGAGATAGAAAGAAACGATGTCGTTGGCTCTTCGCAGACTCTCCTCTTCCCTCAAGAAGCCCATCTTCTCCAATGGCGGTTCCTTCCGTTCTATGGTTATATATtctgattttatctttttttctatCCTCTTTGTTAGATTTCTGATCCCTTGAACTTCGCAGTCGTCTACGCCAGCCTCGGAGAGATCTCGTTCCACTGTAAAGATATCATCTTTTGTGCTTTACATATTACATTGAATCAGAGATGCTTTATAATGATCAGCTTATATCTTTGTTTCTTTGATCAGTGGATAAGCCAACTCAATGCACCTCTTGAAGAAATCGATCCTGAAATCGCAGATATCATCGAGCTCGAGAAGGCTAGGCAATGGAAGGttattatatttgattattCACGTTGAAGGGTGTTGAAAGGTGGAAGCTTTATACTGATTTGGTTTTCAGGGATTTGAGCTTATACCCTCAGAGAACTTCACCTCTGCCTCGGTTATGGAAGCTGTTGGCTCTGTTATGACTAACAAGTATAGTGAAGGTTACCCTGGTGCTAGATACTATGGAGGCAATGAGTATGTATAACATTTGCCCCTGTTATACTTACAACGGTGTTCTTGCATTTTGTTGTTAAGTCTCTGATCGTCAAGATTGTTTTCCATCTTGTCAAAATAGGTACATTGACATGGCTGAGTCATTATGTCAAAAACGCGCACTTGAAGCTTTTCAATTAGATCCTTACAAATGGGGAGGTACTACTAGTTTATGCAGTTGACATAGTTAAACATATCCTATTAGAAACCAAACTTCAATAATGGTGACACTTGTGACATGAGctactcttttttttgtgtAGTCAATGTGCAGTCTTTATCAGGATCACCAGCTAACTTCCAAGTTTACACCGCACTTCTGAAACCTCACGAAAGAATCATGGCACTTGACTTGCCTCACGGTGGCCATCTTTCTCATGGTTATCAGGTAACCTTGAATATAATCTCTATAGCATAGTGTCAGTTTTTCGGCTTCCACTCTCATCTCCATGTGGAATTGATAATGTATCCTTTTCCCTCTCTTTTCATTGTGCAGACTGACACGAAGAAAATATCTGCTGTATCCATCTTTTTTGAGACAATGCCATACAGATTGGATGAGAACACTGGCTACATTGATTATGATCAGGTTTGCTAGTTAATAGCCATCTTAACTTAATGCTTAATGGTATAATCGTTACCAAATATACCACTGAGACATGTTGGTATCATATATTCGCAGCTAGAAAAGAGTGCCGTGCTTTTCAGACCGAAACTTATTGTTGCGGGTGCAAGTGCTTATGCTCGTCTATATGACTATGCACGTATTCGAAAGGTAAACACTGTCTCTACTCTTGAGTGTGATGAAGTATAAGCACCAAATTTGCATGTTAACTAAATGTGTATTGCACTTTTCAAGATGATTCATTACACATTTACAGGTCTGTGACAAGCAAAAGGCGGTTATGCTTGCTGACATGGCTCATATTAGTGGGTTGGTGGCTGCTGGTGTGATTCCTTCTCCTTTTGAGTATGCAGATGTTGTTACCACTACAACTCACAAATCGCTTCGTGGTCCTAGAGGGGCTATGATATTCTTTAGGAAGGGGTTGAAAGAGGTTAACAAACAAGGAAAAGAGGTGGACTTCAATTTTCAAGTCATGTTTTAGATGAATTGTCTGGCTAATTTTAGTTGTATTTAATCATATCTCTACATGGCAGGTCATGTATGACTATGAAGACAGAATTAACGCAGCTGTTTTTCCTGGACTGCAAGGTGGTCCACATAATCACACTATAACAGGTCTAGCAGTTGCTCTGAAGCAGGTTCGATCATCAAACTCTTTTTACTGATTATATTCTATTGTCTAACATTTACCCATGAACACCTCTCACTTCTGGTTAAGGTCTAATCTAGGATTTTCTTGTTCGCTTTGATGATGCTTTTGACTTGTTGATTTCCTTCATTACAGGTGAAAACACCAGAGTATAAGGCCTACCAGGATCAAGTTCTCCGTAATTGTTCAAAGTTCGCAGAGGTGAGACGTGTTTGCTGATTGTCATATTCTTTGTTGAAATGACTCAAATAGCCTGCCATGTTTGGAACACCCGAGTATAAGCATAGTGTAAtcatctcttttttcttttgtaattgCAGACTTTGCTATCAAAAGGATATGACTTAGTGTCTGGAGGCACTGAGAATCACTTAGTTTTGGTGAATTTGAAAAATAAGGTACTTCTCACTTTTATCTTATTATTGTATGAACCCTTTAATGTCTAGATGGAAATGCTGGCTTTCGTCTTATATGGTTGGTTGTAGAGAACATAAGTTAAAACTCAAGAATTTGGTTTTAATACGATAAACTAAAACAAGTATGGCTTCTTGCTTCTCATATGTATTGTGTGATATCATTTTTTACGGACACTGCATGTAGCTACTCAAATCtaaatgttttgtttctgtACTTTGAACCTCACTAAGCAGTGCATAGGTGTTGCTAACTTTCTCTGCCAATGCATGATCTCATCCGAAATTGAGTTTTTGCAGGGAATAGATGGATCAAGAGTGGAAAAAGTATTAGAATCAGTACATATTGCAGCAAACAAGAACACTGTTCCCGGTGATGTTTCTGCTATGGTTCCTGGTGGCATCCGTATGGGTAAGGCTCTTAAAATAACACTGAAAGAAGTAAAGTGTTAGTATGTCAAAAAAGTAGTGCATGTTCATGCTGGTACTTACTAGGGACCTGGTGATCACTGAAAGAATCGTTTATGTTCTTCTAACAGGAACACCAGCTCTGACATCAAGAGGATTCATTGAGGAAGATTTTGCAAAAGTGGCTGAATACTTTGATTTAGCCGTCAAGATAGCCTTGAAGATCAAGGCAGAGTCTCAAGGTATATAAATAAGTGGTTccgtttttatttattttttgacacGCTCTCTGAAAATTGGGGGATCTATGAATGGTGTAATGCAGGAACGAAGCTGAAGGACTTTGTAGCAACAATGCAATCAAATGAGAAGTTACAGTCAGAGATGGCAAAGCTGCGTGAGATGGTTGAAGAATATGCTAAACAGTTCCCAACCATTGGGTTCGAGAAAGACACGATGAGATACAAAGAGTAGTTTCATTTGTCAAGTGAATCCACATTGGTAGCAAATGTTCTCAAAGAGAGTTACATTCACGTTCTGATAAGACACAGAATCGACCTCTTTCATTTGCTatctccttttcttcttctttttcattttgtgtTGAGAATAAAATGTATTGAGATGAATTTATAGCAGTTTTGATACGATTCACAAAACTCATGCATCCTTGTAAGATAAACACATTTAACCAATAAGTTTCTGAAGATTCATTTTGGTCTATATAAATAAATCAGTAAGACTTAAGATTCTTAAAGTTATTGGAAAgaacaagaacaaagagaatCAGCTTCCTTCCCAGTGTAGAACTTGTGATACAACTATGACTCGGCTGTAACATGTTTTAGACCCTTGATCTCTTCTAGTGCATTATGGGCATGACCAGGCAGCAAAACTCTGAACACTGCATAATGGTGATTTAAACTCTTCTCTCCTTGAAGTCTATGAACACTCCCGAGACCGCCTGCCGTGGGGTTTGGAAAAGCATAGAATATTCGTTTTATTCTTTGATGCACGAGCGCCATAGCACACCTTGTATACATACACAGGAACATAATTCACAACTTCATCAGATTCTCAAAAACTTGCTCTTATTAGAAGAGTAAtgcatatatgtatgaagaAACTCACATTGTACAAGGCTCCCAAAGCAAGAAAATGTCATAACCAGTGCAGAGGTAGGGCTTTTCAATTGAAGCATCTCTAAGAGCTGCTTCTCTGCTGCTGTCATTTTGGACCTATTGGTGACACTCAAGAGTGTAAGAGAGACAGCTTTACTACTAGTCAAAGAAAGCACTTGGAGAGCATTCAAAAATGTTGGTTTGGAATAAACTTACATCTGGACTGTTACTGCTTGTTTTCTGCTTTTTAGCTGGTGAATCAGCATTTGAGGGTTGCGAATGATCCAGACTAAAACCCTCGGATGAATTGGGAAACAGATGCCTATCTCTTGCTGCAGATGATTCAATGGCAACTATGGAAGCATGCCTTAGAGGGTGCCATTGGCTACACTTATCAGCATCATGTGGATGCAAACTCCATTGCCAAGGATTCAGACAAGCAACAGCAGACGACGAACCATTCAGTTTTTCAAGTACGCCGTTTAAGCATATCTCTGAACTACCGTTAATCACTCTATCTATACTCTGACAGTGATTAGATTCCCCTGTTCCATTGAAGGGAATGGTCTCTGAGGTAGTCATGTCGCAAGGAAATGATGGATATACTTGATCAGTTTCGGTAGCTATTATCCGCTTAACTGAAGGATCAACTATTACTGCAGCATTTACAAGCTGAAAAATACATCAAAAGCTTAGAAATTTGTTCAAGAGAAAACGGATTGAAGCAATACAAAAAGGGGATGATATGTGAAAAATCAAAACAGATTAATAGGAGAGGGTGATACAGAGAGCCTGATCTATTGTCCAGAACTTCATAACTGCATCATATAGAAAGGGAAGAAGCAAAATACTTACAGGCTTATGACTAGAAACTGCCAAGTTAATGGCAACACTCATGAACTTGCAGATTGATTGTGTGTCCTCCTCACTGAATCCACCTATACCATCTATATTGCTGTTATTTTCAAATGCAAAAGAAAACACCAAGTGAGTACATCATTATAAATAAAGACATGTTATTGCTACATTAATGCAGAGAAGGGCATGGAGCTTTTGGTCACAATATAATTCAAGAAATCAGAATCTGAAGAAAAGGGCATGGAGCTTACTAGGTTGGAGGATGAAATGAAGTTGGCCATATCTTACATTGTTCTTCCCACTCCTCTTTCGATACTGCAGCATATTTGCATACCTATCGTAGTTATAGCAGAAACATAAGATccaaccaaaaatataaatcaatgagcaaaaaaatattttgacatgGATTCTAAATGTACAAAAAGccttaaaagaagaaaagaaaaagcaagCACCCACTTCCGTAATAAAAGGACTCAACTCATAGGGACCGACGAGTTTCTGCACATCAGGTGGCATTTCCTTCGAATGATCGTTGTGCTCAGGTGCTAGACATAAGATGACAGTCAACTGAGGTTCCCCTGTACAAGAAGCTTGCAATCAAGACCTCaacgaaccaaaaaaaaaaaaaagctaaaaatgAGAGATACCATGATCTGGAAGAATCTTCCTCCGCACCCTTTTAACATGACGAAGATCTTCAAGAGGAGCAATCTTACATAACTGCCTATTATATAGCAAAGTCAAAAACTCTCTAGTTATAGCTCAGAGTCGAAAGAAACTGAGCATGAGATTACAGCAATGAATCAGAGTGGAAACAACATAACAAACCTCACTATAGTATTGGCACATTTGGGCTTGATTACACTCGCATACACCTTCACTGTGTACAAAGAACACACAAGCAGACGTCTGAGAGATCAATCCAAAAAAATGAGAAACCACTCTTAAGAGACTGAAAGCATACAGGTGGGCTGATGCTCAGGTGAGAATGCAGGCTTATCAGGTATATGGATGATTTCCCATGCACTTGAATCCATTCCTTAACCTCAGCCTTATCTGCAGATAGGTTCATAGCACAAAGAATTAGTGAGAGAAAACAGAGGAAAGACTCCAGCTTTCTCTGTGGGAAACTGGTAAGATTGCTTTAGAGAACTTAAAGGTTCTAACTTTATAACCAAAGAGCAACTTCCACATTACATTACAGATTCATTAGGCATCGTAGTAAGTAAGTAAAACCCAGGTCAGGCTGCTTTGTCTAAGTAAGTATTCCGAGGTACAGGATTATCGAATTCACTAGTTAATCACTTTGGATGCAATCCCAGAAACATAATCACTAGAAGAAAGGTTACTAATCATTAGAGAGAATTAGATATACCTCACGCTGGAGCTTAGAGGAAAGCACGGGACAGAGACGCGTGagcttgagagagagagagagagttcaccTAAAAGACACGACggcgagaaagagagagagagagagttctccGAAGACGAGACCGGAGAACACTTGCAACGACGTCGTTTGCTCCCTTGCATTAATTAAgcctaataatttaaaattaattgaacGATTAATAACAGCTTTTGCGGTcggtagcggttgacagcgttccggaacaatcatacaaaccgctacaaatTGCTCTAAACCGCTCCGAacttcttaaaatcaaaagctggttccaccTATCATTTGCGGTTGCGGGtgaaaagataaatataaaattatttttaaaaatattttaaaatttggaaatattataaataaaaatatatacatattttatatattaattaaaattcacaaacaatatcataattttttttataaaaactttaaactaactatttattagaatttttaagcATTAATATAAACACATACATaaagatatacacatatataaaacgaaataaaatattttttaaaaagttttaatatacATCTTcgaaacaaattttattaaaattataactttcaactaatttaaattttttataaataaacataatatttttattaatcatattatattgataattattatattttattacaaaagtacttttttatatttttataatgttataatatgttaatatagATAATTTATCATTAAACCACTGCAATATCTTATAATCAACCAGTCACAAATATTCCGCAAACGTAACAATTTTCAAACATTGTGTCTGTCATACAAACCGTTTAATAACTCTTGAAACCGCAACTATCCGTATCCGCAATCTCCCTCACCCGCAGCCGCTGCGTTTAAACCAGTTGGACTTCGaaataaattctaaatcaatagtATAAAAGAGTCGGCGGGACAAGACATCTAAACCACCCTTGCAACGACGCCGTTTCACAAGacatctaaaaccctaaagcagAGCACTTTCTCCGGCGAAAGAAATGGCGGCGAGTCTAGGGTTACGCCTCAAGGCGGCTACATCGACGTTGAGGAGCGGAGCAGCTGCTACTCTTCTTCCAAGGACTTGGTCGTGGGAAACGGCGAAGAGATGTCGCGGATTCTGCTCAGAAGCAGAGAACGACGTACCAACATCAGGAATCGGGAGACCTCTCGCCAAGATCCTCAAGGAGCTCAACAAAAAGGTTCCAGATTCCGCCATCAAGACCCGCGTCGAAGATGGCTTCTCCATGAAATACATTCCTTGGTTTGTGTTTtagtcttcttctcttttctgagagagagagagagagagtgtgttgGTACTTACTCATATGTTGTGATGATTGGTCAGGCATACTGTGAATCGGATTATGAACCTGCATGCTCCTGAATGGTCAGGTGAAGTTCGGAGTGTTACTTACTCTCCCGATGGTAACACCGTCACTGTTGCTTATCGTGTCACTCTCTACGGCACTGATGCTGAGGTATGCCCCCTCTTCTTTTAGCTTATTGTTTACTGATAAGCCTTTagtactaaaccctaaacccttaaagCCAACACAGCTCAGACTTAGAGAGGATTGTTGAGAAAGCCCAACTCCGTGTTAGGGAGTTTTGGTTTCTTACTCACTgtcttgtgtgtttttttttttttcatttttagctGGAATCATTTGCTGCTAAAGTTGACAATTGTTTTTTGTGTTGTGAAGATTTACAGGGAATCAACAGGCACCACTTCTGTAAATGACAAAGGCTATGGTGATCCTGTGCAAAAGGCTGAAGCAATGGCGTTTCGCCGTGCCTGTGCCAGACTTGGATTGGGGCTTCATCTCTATCACGAGGATGCTTTGTGAAATCATGCTTTTTTTTAACCATGTGAACAAACTATATTTTGGGTGTTCCCACTGCCTTAGTAGCAATAGTCGTTGAAGGTAAAACTTATGGGAAGGCAAGTTTTGTATCTACTGATGCCCTTT
This Brassica napus cultivar Da-Ae chromosome C6, Da-Ae, whole genome shotgun sequence DNA region includes the following protein-coding sequences:
- the BNACNNG17020D gene encoding tRNA-specific adenosine deaminase TAD3 — protein: MDSSAWEIIHIPDKPAFSPEHQPTLKVYASVIKPKCANTIVRQLCKIAPLEDLRHVKRVRRKILPDHGEPQLTVILCLAPEHNDHSKEMPPDVQKLVGPYELSPFITEVCKYAAVSKEEWEEQCKIWPTSFHPPTYNIDGIGGFSEEDTQSICKFMSVAINLAVSSHKPLVNAAVIVDPSVKRIIATETDQVYPSFPCDMTTSETIPFNGTGESNHCQSIDRVINGSSEICLNGVLEKLNGSSSAVACLNPWQWSLHPHDADKCSQWHPLRHASIVAIESSAARDRHLFPNSSEGFSLDHSQPSNADSPAKKQKTSSNSPDVQNDSSREAALRDASIEKPYLCTGYDIFLLWEPCTMCAMALVHQRIKRIFYAFPNPTAGGLGSVHRLQGEKSLNHHYAVFRVLLPGHAHNALEEIKGLKHVTAES
- the BNACNNG17030D gene encoding DNA repair RAD52-like protein 1, mitochondrial codes for the protein MAASLGLRLKAATSTLRSGAAATLLPRTWSWETAKRCRGFCSEAENDVPTSGIGRPLAKILKELNKKVPDSAIKTRVEDGFSMKYIPWHTVNRIMNLHAPEWSGEVRSVTYSPDGNTVTVAYRVTLYGTDAEIYRESTGTTSVNDKGYGDPVQKAEAMAFRRACARLGLGLHLYHEDAL
- the LOC106401847 gene encoding serine hydroxymethyltransferase 2, mitochondrial; this encodes MSLALRRLSSSLKKPIFSNGGSFRSMSSTPASERSRSTWISQLNAPLEEIDPEIADIIELEKARQWKGFELIPSENFTSASVMEAVGSVMTNKYSEGYPGARYYGGNEYIDMAESLCQKRALEAFQLDPYKWGVNVQSLSGSPANFQVYTALLKPHERIMALDLPHGGHLSHGYQTDTKKISAVSIFFETMPYRLDENTGYIDYDQLEKSAVLFRPKLIVAGASAYARLYDYARIRKVCDKQKAVMLADMAHISGLVAAGVIPSPFEYADVVTTTTHKSLRGPRGAMIFFRKGLKEVNKQGKEVMYDYEDRINAAVFPGLQGGPHNHTITGLAVALKQVKTPEYKAYQDQVLRNCSKFAETLLSKGYDLVSGGTENHLVLVNLKNKGIDGSRVEKVLESVHIAANKNTVPGDVSAMVPGGIRMGTPALTSRGFIEEDFAKVAEYFDLAVKIALKIKAESQGTKLKDFVATMQSNEKLQSEMAKLREMVEEYAKQFPTIGFEKDTMRYKE